In the genome of Magnolia sinica isolate HGM2019 chromosome 2, MsV1, whole genome shotgun sequence, one region contains:
- the LOC131237147 gene encoding uncharacterized protein LOC131237147 — MQPKRSQHKFINWVLIFNRFAGNLLKGQTVGVIGAETPTSKTNENRWIRMKCSHKVLPNAPKTMATSKEQHSRPFDPRDRDSMVKAAIEDWKRKTQSSSGGSPSNNYKRRTGEIISIAVGCASGLLILTSIFYLWWMKDALGHMQVHTDSPRFIFSALLLL, encoded by the exons atgcagcccaaACGTAGCCAACATAAATTCATTAATTGGGTTCTTATTTTCAATAGGTTTGCTGGTAATTTACTCAAAGGGCAGACAGTTGGAGTGATTGGAGCAG AAACTCCTACATCAAAAACCAATGAGAACAGATGGATAAGAATGAAGTGCAGCCACAAGGTCCTTCCCAATGCTCCAAAGACAATGGCCACATCAAAAGAACAA CACTCTCGCCCCTTTGATCCTCGTGATCGGGACAGCATGGTGAAAGCGGCCATCGAAGATTGGAAGCGGAAAACGCAG TCCTCTAGTGGTGGTTCACCCTCAAATAATTATAAAAGACGCACAGGAGAAATTATCAGTATAGCTGTTGGATGTGCAAGTGGACTACTGATACTCAcatccattttctatctatgGTGGATGAAGGATGCACTTGGCCATATGCaagtgcacacagactcaccaagatttatattttcagcattattgttattgtaa